One Deefgea tanakiae genomic region harbors:
- a CDS encoding sigma-54 interaction domain-containing protein — protein MKKKWLISWIGETDHKAAEGKLPLGVGPVANALMDASVKYDRVLLLTNYPHERSAQFCDWLEQKTGYIGIDLQDVQLDGPTNYADIYLQVSQFLTVLKLPQNDIELTFHLSPGTPAMAVIWIMLAKTRFPASLIQSAQTKLNDGSVEFGIEKVDFSFDLASDFLPEFLQRSEQRIERLASEPLSSAPEFSKIIHRSAVMQEQIDLSRRVAIHNVPVLILGETGTGKELFATAIHEASRRKGEALIAVNCGAIPKELVNSELFGHKKGAFTGADSVRLGHFREADGGTLFLDEIGDLPLNAQVRLLRALQEGQITPVGETNPVKVDVRIIAATHRDLMAEVAAGRFREDLFHRLAVGIIHLPPLRERAEDIELLIEHSLARINNDSRDLPEWQNKIISVGAKKILLNHPWPGNIRELYHTLLRAAIWSRQAEIRAEDIERNLLQAPSNSNQILDQTLHKGFDLQAVLDQVERHYLQRAMKKAAGKKKQAAEYLNITNYQTLSNRMEKLGISSDEQTD, from the coding sequence ATGAAGAAAAAATGGCTTATTTCTTGGATTGGCGAGACTGACCACAAAGCGGCAGAGGGCAAATTGCCCTTGGGCGTTGGCCCAGTTGCCAATGCGTTGATGGATGCCAGCGTCAAATATGATCGCGTGCTTTTACTCACCAATTATCCTCATGAGCGCAGTGCCCAGTTTTGCGATTGGTTAGAGCAAAAAACTGGCTATATCGGTATTGATCTGCAAGATGTTCAATTGGATGGCCCAACCAACTACGCCGATATTTACTTGCAGGTTAGCCAGTTTCTCACCGTGCTAAAGCTCCCCCAAAACGACATCGAACTCACATTCCACTTGAGTCCAGGCACGCCTGCAATGGCGGTGATCTGGATAATGCTGGCCAAAACACGTTTCCCTGCGTCTCTCATTCAATCTGCGCAAACTAAACTGAACGATGGCTCGGTTGAGTTTGGTATCGAAAAAGTCGATTTCTCTTTCGATCTCGCTAGTGATTTCTTGCCTGAGTTCTTGCAGCGCAGCGAGCAACGCATTGAGCGCCTTGCGAGTGAGCCGCTCAGTAGTGCGCCTGAATTTTCCAAAATCATTCATCGTAGCGCTGTGATGCAAGAGCAAATCGATCTCTCGCGCCGTGTTGCTATCCACAATGTTCCAGTTTTGATTTTGGGTGAAACAGGCACGGGTAAAGAACTATTTGCTACCGCGATTCATGAAGCCAGTCGGCGCAAAGGTGAAGCGTTGATCGCCGTGAACTGTGGTGCGATTCCCAAAGAGCTGGTCAATTCCGAATTGTTTGGCCACAAAAAAGGCGCTTTTACTGGCGCGGACTCGGTTCGATTGGGGCATTTTAGAGAAGCTGATGGCGGCACGCTGTTTTTAGACGAGATTGGTGATTTACCGCTCAATGCCCAAGTTCGTTTGCTGCGTGCGCTGCAAGAAGGACAAATTACGCCTGTTGGTGAAACCAATCCGGTCAAAGTGGATGTGCGCATCATTGCCGCTACGCATCGTGATTTAATGGCCGAAGTCGCCGCTGGGCGCTTCCGTGAAGACCTGTTTCATCGCCTTGCGGTGGGCATTATTCATTTACCGCCGCTGCGTGAACGCGCGGAAGATATTGAATTGCTCATCGAGCACAGCTTGGCGCGTATCAACAACGACAGCCGTGATTTACCCGAATGGCAAAATAAAATAATTTCTGTTGGTGCAAAAAAAATTCTACTCAATCACCCGTGGCCGGGCAATATCCGCGAGCTGTATCACACGCTGTTGCGTGCTGCGATCTGGTCGCGCCAAGCTGAAATCAGGGCCGAGGATATTGAACGCAATCTGTTACAGGCACCAAGCAATAGTAATCAGATTCTTGATCAGACATTGCACAAAGGTTTTGATTTACAAGCAGTTTTGGATCAGGTTGAACGCCATTATTTGCAGCGCGCCATGAAAAAAGCAGCGGGTAAAAAGAAACAAGCAGCCGAATATTTGAACATCACTAACTACCAAACACTCAGCAACCGCATGGAAAAACTCGGTATTTCCAGCGACGAACAAACCGACTAA
- a CDS encoding HAD family hydrolase produces the protein MNTHIRAVLFDLDGTLADTAPDLGAALNRLLIEKGKEPQPYAAIRPLASHGARGLIELGFGITPNDAEFGALRERFLDLYELSICDETILFDGIHELIEQINARGLAWGIITNKPMRFTDPLIELLPLPIAPQTCVSGDTVGIPKPNPAPMLHAAAQLGIDPTYCLYVGDAERDIEAGRAVGMQTVLANYGYISETDDTPSWGADIKIEHPLELLAHLPLKQV, from the coding sequence ATGAACACGCATATTCGCGCCGTATTGTTTGATCTTGATGGCACGCTGGCCGACACTGCTCCGGATTTAGGCGCAGCACTAAATCGTCTCTTAATCGAAAAAGGCAAAGAGCCACAACCTTATGCTGCAATTCGCCCGCTCGCTAGCCACGGCGCGCGTGGACTGATTGAATTGGGCTTTGGTATTACACCGAATGATGCCGAGTTTGGCGCACTGCGCGAACGTTTTCTCGATCTCTACGAGCTAAGCATTTGTGACGAAACCATTTTGTTTGATGGAATTCATGAACTCATCGAACAGATTAATGCACGTGGCCTAGCTTGGGGCATCATCACCAATAAACCAATGCGCTTCACCGACCCATTGATTGAATTACTCCCCCTCCCTATTGCCCCGCAGACCTGTGTTTCCGGAGATACGGTAGGTATACCTAAACCCAATCCAGCCCCTATGCTTCATGCTGCCGCGCAACTGGGTATTGACCCAACGTATTGCTTGTACGTGGGCGATGCCGAGCGTGACATCGAAGCAGGCCGCGCGGTAGGCATGCAAACGGTACTGGCTAATTACGGCTACATTAGCGAAACCGATGACACGCCAAGCTGGGGCGCTGACATTAAAATTGAACATCCACTGGAACTACTAGCCCATTTGCCCCTCAAACAGGTATAA
- a CDS encoding AAA family ATPase: protein MRQPMIFHLPTYSSPEIVDLVKSVCTELALPFAEIKGNADDGYFDLLQLKQHASLVTYLSDPDFEYLQSSWAHQRLGNVWFWVSPFPLALESSQALISLPFAGQHTPPVLLENTVLLADPTVVLRQIKQLAASKTESPKAEYLKQLIKPKPLRMATQADVDAISALMTAYPQFKTLFGKLRSRIVGQCLSKYPIHLGSQLLIGPPGNGKTWLCTKIAKALNLPFLNIQLSGNGDVMILRGSQQQWTGSDAGRPVKFIATCEIANPIIMLDEIDKAGGSQHGHLTDTILMLLEPENSRCFMDNFIEAPIDMHYISFILTANESDFLSAPLKSRLEVNSIKTPSQQEMRDLAQIFYQQELEERKISQYFVPEIGATELKVIVFQSESIRELRRQIVLAIENGLNEVTDVSAVEKQQFLLKPIPSSEPPKNNPYPGIGFLTQH from the coding sequence ATGCGACAGCCAATGATTTTTCATTTGCCGACTTATTCGTCGCCAGAAATCGTTGATTTAGTGAAGTCAGTCTGCACTGAATTAGCGTTGCCGTTTGCAGAAATTAAAGGCAATGCGGATGATGGTTATTTTGATCTACTGCAGCTCAAACAACATGCGAGCTTAGTTACCTACTTGAGTGATCCTGATTTTGAATACTTGCAAAGTAGTTGGGCGCATCAACGGCTAGGCAATGTTTGGTTCTGGGTTAGTCCATTTCCATTAGCACTTGAATCGAGCCAGGCGTTGATTTCACTACCATTCGCCGGCCAGCATACTCCACCGGTTTTATTGGAAAACACGGTGCTACTTGCTGACCCTACCGTCGTGTTAAGGCAAATTAAACAGTTGGCCGCCTCGAAGACTGAAAGTCCAAAAGCGGAATACCTAAAGCAATTAATAAAACCCAAGCCACTGCGCATGGCGACACAAGCGGATGTGGATGCCATTAGTGCTCTGATGACAGCATACCCCCAATTTAAAACCTTATTTGGCAAACTGAGGAGTCGGATAGTCGGGCAGTGCCTCAGCAAATACCCGATTCATTTAGGGAGTCAGCTCCTAATCGGGCCACCAGGGAATGGGAAAACGTGGCTGTGCACAAAAATTGCCAAAGCGTTGAATCTGCCGTTTCTAAATATTCAGCTGTCAGGGAATGGCGATGTGATGATTCTACGGGGCTCACAGCAGCAGTGGACTGGCTCTGATGCAGGGCGGCCAGTAAAGTTTATCGCCACATGTGAAATTGCAAACCCCATCATTATGCTCGATGAAATCGATAAAGCGGGCGGCAGCCAGCACGGGCATTTAACTGATACGATTTTAATGTTGCTAGAGCCTGAAAATTCACGTTGCTTTATGGACAACTTTATCGAAGCGCCAATTGATATGCATTACATTAGTTTTATATTGACCGCCAACGAGAGTGATTTCTTAAGCGCGCCACTAAAAAGCCGTCTTGAAGTAAATTCAATCAAGACACCAAGTCAGCAAGAAATGCGAGATTTAGCGCAAATTTTTTATCAGCAAGAGCTGGAAGAAAGAAAAATTAGCCAGTATTTTGTACCAGAAATCGGTGCAACGGAACTAAAAGTGATTGTCTTTCAAAGTGAAAGTATCAGGGAACTAAGGCGCCAAATCGTACTCGCCATCGAGAACGGATTAAATGAAGTTACTGATGTATCAGCGGTTGAAAAACAGCAATTTCTTTTGAAACCGATACCGTCTTCCGAGCCACCGAAAAACAACCCATACCCTGGAATCGGGTTTTTAACCCAGCATTAA
- a CDS encoding relaxase/mobilization nuclease domain-containing protein gives MNFKIFTITKEYAEEPRLLIQYINDLKDINTSPDFYSLKMLNCLTSSLIDECEQFCYDIKNARSNAKPLMHFMISFCSSEYPSDFKVKEIVQNILQALGVGDHIVFYKMHWVTENIHVHLALSRIHPVSKKIIQIENGFIKKAIRRVVDRIAAIEGWRQENNSRTFVSMNEVSVDKKSKIISKTTESINKMLFSAFEKSTNWEEFYTNLLQLGPRISIDKKTNVKGELIIIFNGAVFYEKEIPAQFSYQELKKSFGNYKELNHGFKPNKHSEFHDEYFGERKNNNLSPQLLACTNIRDRGACAGSFLHAHALINRIKNSIVRRESCHTAEQSRVIQKDLGFSSKICEQIKKRKDISLIFRCGQNPDFFQFASSELTADFLMNYLRKVRLSKKPIDFYLGFDISTWLCFKINSDALATLDELPFQMFVTEYLDGFYVAIDIKPVLLEFKNASYLAKKAIFGVIKDQISIDCNYQQEVGLPIYTKDQVEIVITKKRSYQHDADFVEKINRRIEDDVCKKNGVDRVDIKTLLNEIRPKYTSWSVHFTRELFLFYYIGHQKFGNQLSRELIADAFMEVAKNHGYTRAEIDEMVINFSLVCNNEPKQKTSTALKKKKFTTNDLHEKCIKSFVNFDITEVKDVYWSALLHENHSGVEMNAHPEEISQSISS, from the coding sequence ATGAACTTTAAGATATTCACGATTACTAAAGAATATGCCGAAGAGCCAAGATTGCTAATTCAGTACATCAACGACCTGAAAGATATCAACACATCACCTGATTTCTACAGCTTGAAAATGCTGAATTGCTTAACAAGCAGCCTTATCGATGAGTGTGAGCAATTTTGTTATGACATAAAAAATGCGAGAAGTAACGCAAAACCATTAATGCATTTCATGATTAGTTTTTGTTCGAGTGAATATCCATCCGATTTTAAAGTAAAGGAAATTGTCCAAAATATTTTACAAGCACTTGGAGTAGGTGACCATATTGTATTTTACAAAATGCATTGGGTGACCGAAAATATTCATGTTCATCTTGCACTATCTAGAATCCATCCAGTTTCGAAAAAAATAATTCAAATTGAAAATGGATTTATTAAAAAAGCGATACGCCGAGTGGTGGATAGAATTGCGGCAATTGAAGGATGGCGTCAAGAAAATAACAGTAGAACATTCGTGTCGATGAATGAAGTTTCAGTCGATAAAAAATCTAAAATTATAAGTAAAACAACTGAATCCATTAATAAAATGTTGTTTTCTGCTTTTGAAAAATCAACAAACTGGGAAGAATTTTACACGAATTTATTGCAACTTGGACCAAGGATTTCTATCGATAAAAAAACTAACGTCAAGGGTGAATTAATCATCATTTTTAATGGAGCAGTCTTTTATGAAAAAGAAATTCCAGCTCAATTTTCTTATCAAGAACTTAAAAAATCTTTTGGCAATTACAAGGAGTTAAATCATGGATTCAAACCCAACAAACACTCAGAGTTTCACGATGAATACTTTGGGGAGCGAAAAAACAATAATTTGTCACCACAATTGCTTGCATGCACAAATATTCGCGACAGAGGAGCTTGTGCCGGTAGTTTTTTGCATGCGCATGCGCTCATTAATCGAATTAAAAATTCAATTGTGCGACGGGAATCCTGTCACACTGCTGAGCAATCTAGAGTAATACAAAAAGATCTGGGTTTTAGCTCAAAAATTTGTGAACAGATTAAAAAGAGAAAAGATATTTCTCTGATTTTTCGATGCGGTCAAAACCCAGATTTTTTCCAATTCGCCAGTAGCGAGTTGACTGCTGATTTTCTGATGAATTATTTAAGGAAAGTGAGGCTATCTAAAAAACCCATTGATTTTTACTTGGGCTTCGACATTTCAACGTGGCTATGTTTCAAAATTAATAGTGATGCGCTTGCGACGTTGGACGAGCTACCTTTTCAGATGTTCGTCACTGAATATCTTGATGGCTTTTATGTAGCGATTGATATAAAACCAGTTCTTCTTGAATTTAAAAATGCTAGTTATTTGGCTAAAAAAGCTATCTTTGGGGTAATTAAGGATCAAATCAGCATCGATTGCAATTATCAACAAGAAGTCGGTTTGCCGATTTATACGAAAGATCAAGTAGAAATTGTGATAACGAAGAAACGATCATACCAACACGATGCTGATTTTGTGGAAAAGATTAATAGAAGGATTGAGGACGATGTCTGTAAAAAGAATGGCGTTGATCGAGTCGATATCAAGACTTTATTAAATGAAATCCGGCCAAAATACACCAGTTGGAGTGTTCATTTTACTAGGGAACTCTTCCTTTTTTATTATATTGGACACCAAAAATTTGGTAACCAATTATCTAGAGAGTTGATTGCTGACGCATTTATGGAGGTCGCAAAGAACCATGGCTATACCCGGGCTGAAATAGATGAAATGGTTATAAATTTTAGTTTGGTTTGCAATAATGAACCAAAACAAAAGACAAGTACTGCGCTGAAAAAGAAAAAATTTACAACAAATGATTTACACGAAAAGTGTATTAAATCTTTTGTAAACTTCGATATCACGGAAGTTAAAGACGTATATTGGAGTGCTCTGCTGCATGAAAACCACTCGGGAGTGGAGATGAATGCACATCCAGAAGAAATAAGCCAATCTATCAGTTCTTAA
- a CDS encoding DEAD/DEAH box helicase family protein — protein sequence MLMQDLQSLNFEPLRASYPELANMGGYAEHYIYTDPESALVKLRNLAERMVDHLYTRLRLPKAPQSTFADLLNNGSFTMLADKLVLDKFHLLRRLGNSAAHGETIRPMDALRALHEAWQLARWVHVSLTGGKVEDFGSYKEPPTEGIDSKAAIKREKKRLAEENSAKEIQIKAMLAELEALRASEAAQRAAIDKANSPLPKEEIEQLAQQSQATVRQLHFSEDKTREYMVDRDLALVGWSVPTAAKPNPAVGLEVEVQHQGTQTGIGYADYVLWDDNGKPLAVVEAKRTSKDARVGQAQAKDYADGLEKMYGQRPMIFFTNGHDIWVWDDAMGYPPRKVYGFYSKDTLQYRIGFQRNNRLDLLKIQPDSEIAGRLYQIETLTRVKERFAAKHRKALIVQATGTGKTRVAIALSKMLIEAKWAKRVLFLCDRKELRKQGKKVFNDYLKEPIYVFGQQNTISKFDARIYIGIYQGLINDYENFDVGFFDLIIADESHRSIYNQYGDIFRYFDALQVGLTATPVEMVSRSTCNLFACDYKTPTANYTLEDAVREGNLVPYKIVTHTTQFLRDGIKAAHLNDEQIAQLEDQGIDPNELDFDGKELDNAIFNEDTNRAILKNLMERGIRDIDGQLPGKSIIFARNIKHARLLETVFNEEWPQFSGNFCAVIHSEEPRAETLIDNFKDPKNPLRIAISVDMLDTGIDVPEVVNLVFAKPVKSKVKFWQMIGRGTRLCKDLFGPKQDKQHFLIFDHWENFAFHEMNADEAEAKTPKSLAQRRYESRLNLARLALKSRELEAFSTLRDLLINDAITLDDRTICVRDNWQAVQQARDTKLVHDFAPITVTLLGETVAPLMQALDVRGQGDALRWDIQMTEAQDAALKGTQPNPVKADILDLLSRLPANLNAVRAKAKILKEIESAEFWQDVTFADLESKRLALREIIHLAEPPVAPPKPEPRVFDVKEDEALYEIGERLTNIKSVDARIYQQTVEAALRPLFATNPVLIKIREGLSVSDAELDQLNSLLHTQNPTLDLNLLKQFYPDTAAPLGAILRDIVGLDANAVSQRFTTFAQKYNLDSKQIRFLDMLKDQININKGIKLNALFEMPFTRIHGEGIAGVFPHDDQFNELSSIIRSFGEPLEPPAAPASPNLNQ from the coding sequence ATGTTGATGCAAGACCTGCAATCACTGAATTTTGAACCACTACGCGCTAGCTACCCAGAGCTAGCCAATATGGGCGGCTATGCCGAGCACTATATCTATACAGATCCTGAAAGTGCGCTCGTCAAGTTAAGAAATTTAGCTGAGCGCATGGTCGATCATCTGTATACCCGTCTACGCCTGCCCAAAGCGCCGCAATCGACTTTTGCCGATTTACTCAATAACGGCAGCTTTACGATGCTGGCCGATAAACTGGTGCTCGATAAATTTCATTTACTGCGTCGGCTGGGAAATAGTGCCGCGCACGGTGAAACCATTCGCCCAATGGATGCGCTACGGGCTTTGCATGAAGCATGGCAATTGGCACGTTGGGTTCATGTTTCACTCACTGGCGGCAAAGTAGAAGATTTCGGTAGCTACAAAGAACCACCAACCGAAGGCATCGACAGTAAAGCAGCGATCAAGCGAGAGAAAAAACGCCTCGCAGAAGAAAACTCGGCCAAAGAAATCCAAATCAAAGCGATGCTCGCCGAGCTAGAAGCTTTGCGCGCTAGTGAAGCAGCTCAACGCGCCGCCATCGACAAGGCAAATAGCCCTTTACCCAAGGAAGAAATCGAGCAACTGGCCCAGCAAAGCCAAGCCACCGTTCGGCAACTGCATTTCTCGGAAGACAAAACCCGTGAATACATGGTGGATCGTGATCTTGCCTTGGTTGGCTGGTCTGTTCCTACCGCAGCCAAGCCCAATCCTGCAGTTGGCCTAGAAGTGGAAGTTCAACATCAAGGTACTCAAACGGGCATCGGCTATGCCGACTATGTTTTATGGGATGACAACGGTAAGCCACTCGCCGTTGTTGAAGCCAAACGCACCAGCAAAGATGCGCGTGTCGGCCAAGCTCAAGCCAAAGATTACGCTGATGGCTTAGAAAAAATGTACGGCCAACGGCCAATGATTTTCTTTACCAATGGGCACGATATTTGGGTTTGGGATGACGCGATGGGCTACCCTCCTCGCAAGGTGTATGGTTTTTATAGCAAAGATACACTGCAGTACCGTATTGGCTTCCAGCGTAATAACCGCCTTGATTTGCTCAAGATACAACCCGATTCTGAGATTGCAGGCCGATTGTATCAAATCGAAACGCTCACTCGTGTCAAAGAGCGTTTTGCCGCTAAGCATCGCAAAGCCTTAATCGTACAAGCCACCGGCACCGGTAAAACTCGCGTTGCGATTGCGCTGTCTAAAATGCTGATCGAAGCCAAATGGGCTAAACGCGTGCTGTTTCTGTGCGATCGCAAAGAGCTGCGCAAGCAAGGCAAAAAAGTATTCAACGATTATCTCAAAGAGCCGATTTACGTCTTCGGCCAACAAAATACCATCAGCAAATTTGATGCGCGGATTTACATCGGCATTTACCAAGGCCTGATCAATGATTACGAAAACTTCGACGTGGGCTTTTTCGACCTGATCATCGCCGATGAATCGCATCGTTCGATCTACAACCAATACGGCGATATTTTCCGCTACTTTGATGCACTGCAAGTCGGCCTCACTGCCACGCCAGTCGAAATGGTTAGCCGCAGTACTTGCAATCTTTTTGCTTGTGATTACAAAACCCCGACCGCCAATTACACGCTAGAAGACGCGGTACGTGAGGGCAACTTAGTCCCGTACAAAATCGTCACCCACACCACGCAATTTCTGCGCGATGGTATTAAAGCCGCGCACCTCAATGATGAGCAAATCGCGCAATTAGAAGACCAAGGCATCGACCCCAATGAGCTTGATTTTGATGGCAAGGAACTCGACAACGCCATTTTCAATGAAGACACCAATCGCGCTATTTTGAAAAACTTAATGGAACGCGGTATTCGTGATATCGACGGCCAATTGCCAGGCAAGTCCATCATCTTTGCGCGCAATATCAAACATGCCCGCTTGCTAGAAACCGTCTTTAACGAAGAATGGCCGCAATTCTCCGGTAATTTCTGCGCCGTGATTCACTCCGAAGAGCCACGCGCTGAGACCTTAATCGATAATTTCAAAGACCCTAAAAATCCGCTGCGGATCGCGATTTCAGTCGATATGCTCGATACCGGCATCGATGTACCTGAAGTCGTCAATCTGGTATTTGCCAAACCCGTTAAATCCAAAGTCAAATTCTGGCAAATGATTGGCCGTGGTACGCGCCTATGCAAAGACCTATTTGGCCCCAAGCAAGACAAACAGCATTTTTTGATTTTTGATCATTGGGAAAACTTCGCCTTCCATGAAATGAATGCCGACGAAGCCGAAGCGAAAACACCCAAATCACTCGCGCAACGTCGCTATGAATCTCGCCTCAATCTAGCACGCTTGGCGTTAAAATCACGTGAGCTAGAAGCCTTTTCAACGCTGCGAGATTTACTTATTAACGATGCCATCACGCTCGATGATCGTACCATCTGCGTGCGTGACAATTGGCAAGCCGTGCAGCAAGCCCGCGACACCAAGCTCGTGCACGATTTTGCCCCAATCACCGTGACGCTCTTGGGTGAAACCGTCGCGCCACTGATGCAAGCGCTCGATGTTCGCGGCCAAGGTGATGCCCTGCGCTGGGATATTCAAATGACTGAGGCGCAAGATGCCGCACTCAAAGGCACACAGCCCAATCCAGTCAAAGCCGACATTCTGGATTTACTCAGCCGCTTGCCAGCCAATCTGAATGCAGTACGCGCCAAAGCTAAAATACTCAAAGAAATCGAAAGCGCTGAATTCTGGCAAGACGTCACTTTTGCCGATTTGGAAAGCAAACGCCTCGCCTTGCGTGAAATCATTCACTTGGCCGAGCCGCCCGTTGCGCCGCCAAAGCCAGAGCCCCGCGTGTTCGATGTAAAAGAAGACGAAGCGCTGTATGAAATTGGTGAGCGACTCACCAACATCAAATCGGTCGACGCGCGAATTTATCAACAAACTGTTGAAGCGGCATTGCGCCCATTGTTTGCCACCAACCCTGTGCTAATCAAAATCCGTGAAGGTTTGTCCGTTTCAGATGCCGAGCTTGATCAACTCAATAGCCTATTGCACACACAAAACCCAACGCTGGATTTGAATTTGCTCAAGCAGTTTTACCCAGACACCGCTGCGCCCTTAGGCGCGATCTTGCGCGATATCGTCGGCCTAGATGCCAATGCGGTCTCGCAACGCTTCACCACATTTGCGCAAAAATACAATCTCGACAGCAAGCAAATTCGCTTTTTGGATATGTTAAAAGATCAAATCAACATCAACAAGGGTATCAAGCTCAATGCATTGTTTGAAATGCCTTTCACACGGATACATGGTGAAGGTATTGCAGGTGTTTTCCCTCACGACGATCAATTTAACGAGCTTTCCAGTATCATCCGCAGCTTCGGCGAGCCACTGGAACCGCCTGCGGCACCAGCAAGCCCTAATTTGAATCAATAA
- a CDS encoding helix-turn-helix transcriptional regulator, with protein MHKIIRIGDAAKTLGISRATLYRLVKCKALPEPVKITPNGRASGFFDFQIEQYISEIESKIKEQNC; from the coding sequence ATGCACAAAATTATCAGAATCGGAGATGCTGCAAAAACACTAGGCATTTCACGTGCTACTTTATACCGGCTTGTGAAATGCAAAGCACTGCCTGAGCCTGTGAAAATCACACCAAATGGCCGCGCATCTGGTTTCTTTGACTTTCAGATTGAACAATACATTTCTGAAATCGAAAGCAAAATTAAAGAACAAAATTGCTAA
- a CDS encoding class I SAM-dependent DNA methyltransferase, with the protein MITGELKNKIDCLWTEFWTGGITNPLTVIEQITFLMYSRLLDMQERKDERRSQMTGQAFNRRFNPDEQDCRWETWRHFGAEQMLPHVRDKVFKHFRIMAERGGNEGSLFADFMKDAQLMIQRDTLLVRAVNAVNALPLEQGDTKGDLYEYLLSKLTTAGINGQFRTPRHIIRMMAELMEPQPTDCICDPACGTGGFLVETYDHLLRTHSSAAGIHTETFINERGEADTATLYSGDLLQAHRQHIDTDMFHGFDFDATMLRIASMNLIMHGVAAPAIHYQDTLSQNFAEKRPSQAKDSFDLILANPPFKGSLDEHDVSPDILRVVKTKKTELLFIGLILRMLKVGGRSATIVPDGVLFGSSKAHVQLRKHLIEDHQLEAVISLPSGVFKPYAGVSTAIIVFAKGGSTDDVFFYDVQADGYSLDDKRQPIKDNDLPKVLAEYKRWCNRDGDFSDRTQQAFGVPKADLVAQNYDLSINRYKQQVYAVEQHEDPREILNRLMTLEDEIQRELKELEAML; encoded by the coding sequence ATGATCACCGGCGAATTAAAAAACAAAATCGACTGCCTCTGGACCGAATTCTGGACCGGCGGCATTACCAATCCGCTGACGGTCATCGAGCAAATTACCTTTCTGATGTATTCGCGCTTATTAGATATGCAAGAGCGCAAAGACGAGCGCCGTAGCCAGATGACGGGCCAAGCCTTTAATCGCCGCTTTAACCCCGACGAGCAAGATTGCCGCTGGGAAACCTGGCGGCACTTTGGTGCTGAGCAAATGTTGCCGCATGTGCGCGACAAAGTATTTAAGCATTTTCGTATCATGGCTGAGAGAGGTGGTAACGAAGGCAGTTTATTCGCCGACTTTATGAAAGATGCTCAGCTCATGATTCAGCGAGATACCTTGCTAGTCAGGGCCGTCAATGCAGTCAACGCATTGCCTCTAGAGCAGGGCGACACCAAGGGCGATCTGTACGAATATCTGCTCAGCAAACTCACCACTGCGGGCATCAACGGCCAGTTCCGTACGCCGCGCCACATCATCCGCATGATGGCCGAGCTGATGGAGCCGCAGCCGACCGACTGCATTTGCGACCCCGCTTGCGGTACCGGTGGTTTCTTGGTTGAAACCTACGATCATTTACTGCGCACACACAGCAGTGCGGCAGGTATCCATACTGAAACCTTTATTAATGAACGCGGTGAGGCCGATACCGCCACCCTGTACAGCGGTGACTTGCTGCAGGCGCATCGTCAGCACATCGACACCGACATGTTCCACGGCTTTGATTTCGACGCCACCATGCTGCGCATCGCCAGCATGAATCTGATTATGCACGGCGTCGCCGCGCCTGCGATTCATTACCAAGACACGCTTAGCCAAAACTTTGCCGAAAAGCGCCCAAGCCAAGCCAAAGACAGTTTCGATCTGATTTTGGCCAATCCGCCATTCAAAGGCAGCCTCGACGAGCATGACGTATCGCCCGACATTCTGCGCGTGGTAAAAACCAAGAAAACCGAGCTACTGTTTATCGGCCTGATTCTACGCATGCTCAAAGTCGGCGGGCGCTCCGCCACCATCGTGCCCGATGGCGTGCTGTTCGGCTCATCCAAAGCGCACGTGCAACTGCGTAAACACCTGATCGAAGACCACCAGCTCGAAGCCGTGATTTCACTACCAAGCGGTGTATTCAAACCCTACGCCGGTGTATCGACCGCCATTATCGTGTTCGCCAAAGGCGGCAGTACCGACGACGTTTTTTTCTATGACGTACAAGCCGACGGCTACTCGCTCGACGACAAACGCCAACCAATCAAAGACAACGATCTGCCCAAAGTCCTTGCCGAATACAAACGCTGGTGCAACCGCGACGGCGACTTTAGCGATCGCACCCAGCAAGCCTTTGGCGTACCCAAAGCCGATCTGGTCGCGCAAAACTACGATCTATCAATCAACCGTTACAAACAACAGGTTTACGCCGTCGAACAACACGAAGACCCACGCGAGATTCTGAACCGCTTGATGACGCTGGAAGATGAAATTCAGCGAGAGTTGAAAGAGTTGGAGGCTATGCTGTGA